One Perca flavescens isolate YP-PL-M2 chromosome 14, PFLA_1.0, whole genome shotgun sequence genomic window carries:
- the si:ch211-288g17.3 gene encoding sister chromatid cohesion protein PDS5 homolog B-A isoform X2, protein MEEEMRTAETEQGDVASNEGECSVEMANSPIKKGRGRPQGSKKLKVCVTDVNLMELVSGISNGGSTQPPRKRGRPKLTKQAEQQGAGDDHGDDSVQTQGSEKHASNEDSLTTDCSPKKRGRPRKHLSYSTPEKANTKDLMNGGSETPKARSGRPKGSTKRKLESLTSEETEGGFVTRRLETELSSEEEKGDKEQTKRGRGRPKGSLNKKPPAYKLGSPRRSLTTKEKRGRPRKQPTARGRPRKYPLPSPEELKKPKVWKPLGRPRKYPRVDPPEGSLPAPRRSRGRPRKSESKKGAHLRKNLPASSSSPCNPNVGSQRKRGRPPSTPKKDAETPRKRGRPKGSLNKKEAGNETQLDGHSKAKGESSPVGVEHEAELAEDEVEHDDAEASMETDTEASIVHDTEMTIEHDTETSIVDNTEESLID, encoded by the exons ATGGAAGAAGAAATGAGAACGGCTGAGACAGAACAAGGAGATGTGGCGAGCAATGAGGGAGAGTGCAGTGTAGAAATGGCCAACAGTCCAATTAAAAAAGGAAGGGGGAGGCCACAAGGTTCAAAGAAGTTAAAGGTTTGTGTTACAGACGTTAACCTAATGGAGCTTGTTTCAGGCATTTCCAATGGTGGGTCTACACAGCCCCCGAGGAAAAGAGGGCGTCCAAAACTCACAAAACAGGCAGAGCAGCAAGGAGCAGGAGACGACCATGGTGATGATTCTGTGCAAACCCAAGGCTCCGAGAAACACGCCAGTAATGAAGACAGTCTTACGACAGACTGTTCTCCTAAGAAAAGAGGCAGACCAAGAAAGCATCTTAGCTATAGCACCCCTGAGAAGGCTAATACTAAAGACTTAATGAACGGTGGCTCGGAGACACCAAAAGCAAGAAGTGGTCGTCCAAAAGGATCCACGAAGCGTAAGTTAGAGAGTTTAACAAGTGAAGAAACTGAAGGCGGTTTTGTAACACGTCGGCTGGAGACAGAGTTGAGcagtgaggaggagaaaggagataAAGAACAAACTAAGAGGGGAAGAGGTCGACCTAAAGGCTCTTTAAACAAGAAACCCCCTGCATATAAGCTGGGCAGTCCTCGGAGAAGCCTGACTACAAAAGAGAAACGTGGTCGACCAAGAAAACAACCAACCGCAAGGGGAAGGCCTAGGAAATACCCTTTGCCGTCACCTGAGGAACTGAAAAAGCCAAAAGTATGGAAGCCGCTGGGAAGGCCGAGGAAATACCCACGTGTTGATCCTCCAGAGGGGTCTCTGCCAGCCCCTCGCAGAAGCCGCGGTCGGCCTCGCAAGTCAGAGTCCAAGAAAGGCGCTCACTTGCGCAAGAATTTGCCAGCCTCTTCATCTTCACCATGCAACCCCAATGTTGGATCCCAGAGAAAGAG GGGCCGTCCCCCAAGTACTCCAAAAAAAGATGCTGAAACCCCGCGGAAAAGGGGCCGCCCCAAAGGTTCACTCAACAAAAAGGAAGCCGGAAATGAAACGCAGCTCGACGGCCATTCAAAAGCAAAGGGCGAATCATCTCCTGTTGGGGTGGAACATGAAGCAGAGCTGGCAGAAGACGAGGTGGAGCATGACGATGCAGAGGCTTCCATGGAGACCGACACAGAGGCGTCCATTGTGCACGACACGGAGATGACCATCGAGCACGACACAGAAACGTCCATCGTGGACAATACTGAAGAATCACTCATCGATTAG
- the si:ch211-288g17.3 gene encoding neurofilament medium polypeptide isoform X1 gives MEEEMRTAETEQGDVASNEGECSVEMANSPIKKGRGRPQGSKKLKVCVTDVNLMELVSGISNGGSTQPPRKRGRPKLTKQAEQQGAGDDHGDDSVQTQGSEKHASNEDSLTTDCSPKKRGRPRKHLSYSTPEKANTKDLMNGGSETPKARSGRPKGSTKRKLESLTSEETEGGFVTRRLETELSSEEEKGDKEQTKRGRGRPKGSLNKKPPAYKLGSPRRSLTTKEKRGRPRKQPTARGRPRKYPLPSPEELKKPKVWKPLGRPRKYPRVDPPEGSLPAPRRSRGRPRKSESKKGAHLRKNLPASSSSPCNPNVGSQRKRGRPPSTPKKDAGSPRKRGRPKGSSPCNPNVGSPRKRGRPPSTPKKDAETPRKRGRPKGSLNKKEAGNETQLDGHSKAKGESSPVGVEHEAELAEDEVEHDDAEASMETDTEASIVHDTEMTIEHDTETSIVDNTEESLID, from the coding sequence ATGGAAGAAGAAATGAGAACGGCTGAGACAGAACAAGGAGATGTGGCGAGCAATGAGGGAGAGTGCAGTGTAGAAATGGCCAACAGTCCAATTAAAAAAGGAAGGGGGAGGCCACAAGGTTCAAAGAAGTTAAAGGTTTGTGTTACAGACGTTAACCTAATGGAGCTTGTTTCAGGCATTTCCAATGGTGGGTCTACACAGCCCCCGAGGAAAAGAGGGCGTCCAAAACTCACAAAACAGGCAGAGCAGCAAGGAGCAGGAGACGACCATGGTGATGATTCTGTGCAAACCCAAGGCTCCGAGAAACACGCCAGTAATGAAGACAGTCTTACGACAGACTGTTCTCCTAAGAAAAGAGGCAGACCAAGAAAGCATCTTAGCTATAGCACCCCTGAGAAGGCTAATACTAAAGACTTAATGAACGGTGGCTCGGAGACACCAAAAGCAAGAAGTGGTCGTCCAAAAGGATCCACGAAGCGTAAGTTAGAGAGTTTAACAAGTGAAGAAACTGAAGGCGGTTTTGTAACACGTCGGCTGGAGACAGAGTTGAGcagtgaggaggagaaaggagataAAGAACAAACTAAGAGGGGAAGAGGTCGACCTAAAGGCTCTTTAAACAAGAAACCCCCTGCATATAAGCTGGGCAGTCCTCGGAGAAGCCTGACTACAAAAGAGAAACGTGGTCGACCAAGAAAACAACCAACCGCAAGGGGAAGGCCTAGGAAATACCCTTTGCCGTCACCTGAGGAACTGAAAAAGCCAAAAGTATGGAAGCCGCTGGGAAGGCCGAGGAAATACCCACGTGTTGATCCTCCAGAGGGGTCTCTGCCAGCCCCTCGCAGAAGCCGCGGTCGGCCTCGCAAGTCAGAGTCCAAGAAAGGCGCTCACTTGCGCAAGAATTTGCCAGCCTCTTCATCTTCACCATGCAACCCCAATGTTGGATCCCAGAGAAAGAGGGGCCGTCCCCCAAGTACTCCAAAAAAAGATGCTGGAAGCCCGCGGAAAAGGGGCCGCCCCAAAGGGTCCTCACCATGCAACCCCAATGTTGGATCCCCGAGAAAGAGGGGCCGTCCCCCAAGTACTCCAAAAAAAGATGCTGAAACCCCGCGGAAAAGGGGCCGCCCCAAAGGTTCACTCAACAAAAAGGAAGCCGGAAATGAAACGCAGCTCGACGGCCATTCAAAAGCAAAGGGCGAATCATCTCCTGTTGGGGTGGAACATGAAGCAGAGCTGGCAGAAGACGAGGTGGAGCATGACGATGCAGAGGCTTCCATGGAGACCGACACAGAGGCGTCCATTGTGCACGACACGGAGATGACCATCGAGCACGACACAGAAACGTCCATCGTGGACAATACTGAAGAATCACTCATCGATTAG